TCAACAACAAAATAGGGGCCTGCGACTTCTGTGATGGACGCGGGAGAGACACGTTCCCACCTTATGAGGCCTGTAACCAATGCTCTGGAACACGGCTTAAACCTTTTTCAAGCTGCGTCAGATTTGAAGATATGACTATCGCTGAATTGATGGCACTGTCAATTACAGAAACTATCGAATTCTTTAACGCCCGACTCGAAGACATCGAAGCGCAGCTTGCTTCCGATGATGCGGAAACAAATCCGAGCGATCTTCTGATCGCAACAGGTGTGTCAACCTCAAGAGCGACACACCCTGCACTTCATATACATACATCACCTGAGTTTGAAGCTGAAGTCCTGAGCCAAATCCAAACACGGCTTGAGTTCTTGGAAGATATTGGTCTCGGTTATCTCGCTTTAGATCGCGGGGCACCAACACTTTCTGGGGGCGAAATGCGCAGAATCCGACTCGCAAGTCAACTCGGCAGTGGTCTCACGGGTGTAACCTATATTCTTGATGAACCAAGTATCGGCTTACACCCGCGCGACCAAGAGCGTCTTATTAATGCGCTCAAGGAACTCCGCGATATCGGTAACAGTGTCCTCGTTGTGGAACACGACCGCGACACAATCTTAGCCGCCGATTACGTGATTGACTTCGGTCCGCAGGCAGGTAATGGCGGTGGCGAAATCGTCGCTATCGGTGCCCCGGATACTTTCACAAACGGCAGCACGCCTGTAGGAATGATCGACGAATCGTCATCTACCGATAAACGCTCCTCCACCAAATCCTTGACGCAAGCCTATCTCTCCAATGAAGTAGAGATTTCTGTTCCGAAAACTCGGCGCAAAGGCACCGGCAAAACGTTAGCGATATTTGGAGCGAGAACAAACAATCTGAAAGATATTAATGTCAAGATTCCACTCGGAACGCTCACCTGTGTAACCGGTGTTTCAGGGTGTGGGAAGAGTTCACTTGTTGAAGGCACGCTAAAACCTGCCCTCGAAAGTCGCAGTTCTATCAAAACGGGCGACCCGGAAGATCGTCGCTATAGCCACCATACCAGCGATGGTGACCGAGAGCCGATTTATAACGATTACGGACAACCAGAGTATAAAAGCATTCGGGGGGTTAGTTATATCAAGCGTCTCATCAACGTAGACCAGAAATCGATCGGAGAAACACCGCGTTCCAATCCAGCAACCTATACCGACCTCTTCACGAAAATACGTGAACTCTTCGCTGAGCAACACGACGCGAAGACGCGTGGGTATAATATGGGCAGGTTCAGCTTCAATCTCGCGCAGGGGCAGTGCCATGTCTGTGAAGGACACCGTTTCAACCGTGTTGAGATGCATTTTCTCCCCGACGTATGGATACCATGTGAGACGTGCAATAGCACCGGCTACAGCATGGACACACTCGAAATCCGTTATAAGGGCAAGAATATCGCTGAAGTCCTGGAGATGACAGTAGACGAAGCACTCACATTTTTCGACGAAAATCCCCGTATCTGCCGGACGCTTCAGATGCTAACAGATGTCGGACTCGGTTATATCAAGTTAGGGCAATCAGCACCGACGCTCTCTGGTGGGGAGGCACAGCGTGTTAAGCTTGCCAAAGAGTTAGCGCGTCGCCAAACCGGTTCAACGCTCTATATCATGGACGAACCGACGACGGGACTCCATTTTGATGACATTCAGAAACTCCTTAAGGTGCTGAACACCCTTGTCGATGCAGACAACACGATTATCGCCGTTGAACATAACATCGACGTTATCAAATCCGCAGATTGGATTATCGACTTGGGACCGGAGGGCAGCAAAGGTGGCGGAAACGTCGTGGCGATGGGCACGCCAGAAGAGGTTGCCTCTGTCCAAGAATCCCATACCGCCCGCTTCTTACGCGAAGTCCTATAGGAGCGATTCTCCAATCGCGACCTTTCCCATTTATAGTAAAACTTGAAGATATGTTGATAATTGGTTAGCGAACGAACCTTCACGTCATTGGGGAGGTGTTTTTACTTGGGTGTTTCTGCGGATTTCCCCAGTATTCTCGCCTTCCTTCAATGTCCAAGTAATTAGGGATTTTACTATAAATTAACTTTACGAAACGCTCTTTGCTGACCGCTGACTGCTGATAGCTGCCGACCGGATGCCTCCGAAATTTCCACTTGACAAATTCTGAGATATATGGAATTATAATACTGCATCTATCAAAAATGTTGTATTCACAATGCGAATTCCAGACTACTATCAAATCTTAGAGATCAAGCGTGATGCCACCGCTCGCGAAATAAAAATTGCATTCCGGAAACTCGCAAAACGCTACCACCCCGACAAAAACCCGGAGCGGACCGTTTTTGCAGAAAAAATGTTCCGCGAAGTCTGTAACGCTTATAACACGCTTCACGACAAAAAACAGAAATCCGACTACGACCGGACGTTACAGACGATTGAACGACAAAAAAAATCACACGAAATCTATCTCGATAGACTGAATAAACTCAATCAGACTTACGCCAAGTTAGAATTGCTGCTGCATGCACTGCTCCATCACAAGTACGAAACGGGTATCTCCATGTACGAGCAGCTGCAGCACCACTCTCAAGAAAGAGGGAAGGAGTGGCGTATTGACGATTTTCTGAGCTACGAAGAGAGTCGGGATTGCGAGTTCCTCATCGCCGAAGCATATCAGAAACTCGGATTCTCTAACGGCGATCAGTCCTCGGTTCTCGATCGGCATCGAAAGATTGAACAAGCCATGCTGCTTTACGAATCCCTTTTGTCCGCCGAATCACAACGTCCGTGTTTCAAACATTTTATTCGGGAAATCAAAGAACGCCTCAAATTTATCTATCTCTACCATTTCACCGTTGAGGGGTACGACCAAACGTACCAAATCCCGCTGGCGAAAATCCGTGAATTAAAACTCTCGAAACGCGAAACCGCATGGATGTACAAAAAAATCGCCGAATTCTACGTTGAAATCAACCGACTCCCGGAAGCACGAACCGTTCTGAAAATGGCGTTTGAACTGCAACCTCACCTTACCGGTGCCAAGAAAATCTGCAAAATCTTAAATATGGGTTCACTTTTCGGATAAACAACTGTCGGAATAATCTCCGAATTACGATATTCTCATCAGAGGAAAATACGCATGCGAAAAGAGATACGCTGGGAACGGATGTTCCCCGATGAATTGGAAACGGCATTCAACGAATGTCCCGCGGTCTATTTTACATACGGGCTTTGCGAACCACATGGACCCCAAAATACGGTCGGGTTGGATGCCCTCAAGGCACACGGAATCGCTTGCCGTGCAGCACAAACCCATGGCGGTATCGTCGCGCCTCCTGACTACTGGCACATCCACGAACACGGCATGTATGCGAACTGGGCATATCAGAATGTCGGCGAAGTGCGCAGCTGGCTCACCGCCATGCCGACGTGGCAACATTTCAAAAATGTGTGTTATCACGTCCGCGCTGCTGATGCGCTCGGATTCCACGCTGCTATTTTCCTCACCGGACACTACGGACCGAACTGGCAGGACCTTAAGACGCTCCTATCACTAATTCAACCACATTTCGCTATGCGGCTCTATGGGCTCCCCGATTTTGAAGCGAACACACCTGGGTTCGACGGTCAAGGCAACGGTGGAGACCACGCTGGTAGAGTTGAAACCTCACTGCTGTGGGCGTTAGAACCGGAGTGTGTTGATATGTCGCGGATGCCCGCAGCGGACGCACAAGGACCGCACTTCGCAATGGGATCAAACGCTCCCGATTCTGACCGACGCATCGGTGAACGTATGGTGCAAGACGAAGTCGCGTGGCTCGGGGAAAAGATGCAGGAGTTATTGGAAACTTACGCACAACAAAACATTACGGAACGCCATCCTGTAACTTTTGAGGAAGTCGAACAGATATGGGCAGAAACAGTATCACCTGCTCTGAAAACCTTTGAGACGATGAAAAATCCTGAAGAATCGCCACCGGAAGATTCACAATGGTTTCGTCAGTGTAAACTTCCAGAACTTTCCTAAAAGAGGATATCACATGGAAACTAAAAACGGACAACTCGCTGAAAATTACCGAAAAGAGGGATTCTTGACCGGCATCCCTATTGCCGATGAAGTTGAAGCAACACGTTACCAGCAAGCCTACGATGCCTTGGAAACAGAAGTGGGCAAAGAGAAATGCGAAATCGGTCTTATTGATTGGCATTTCGACCATCAATTCATTTGGGAACTCGCAACGCACCCCAAAATTGTGGATGTCATCGAAACACTCATCGGCCCCGATGTGATGTTGTTAGCGACGCATTTTTTCTGCAAATACGGACCTCGTGAGAAGTTCGTCGCATGGCATCAAGATGTGACCTACTGGGGACTTGAACCACCGGATGCGAT
This genomic stretch from Candidatus Poribacteria bacterium harbors:
- a CDS encoding creatininase family protein codes for the protein MRKEIRWERMFPDELETAFNECPAVYFTYGLCEPHGPQNTVGLDALKAHGIACRAAQTHGGIVAPPDYWHIHEHGMYANWAYQNVGEVRSWLTAMPTWQHFKNVCYHVRAADALGFHAAIFLTGHYGPNWQDLKTLLSLIQPHFAMRLYGLPDFEANTPGFDGQGNGGDHAGRVETSLLWALEPECVDMSRMPAADAQGPHFAMGSNAPDSDRRIGERMVQDEVAWLGEKMQELLETYAQQNITERHPVTFEEVEQIWAETVSPALKTFETMKNPEESPPEDSQWFRQCKLPELS
- a CDS encoding DnaJ domain-containing protein; this encodes MRIPDYYQILEIKRDATAREIKIAFRKLAKRYHPDKNPERTVFAEKMFREVCNAYNTLHDKKQKSDYDRTLQTIERQKKSHEIYLDRLNKLNQTYAKLELLLHALLHHKYETGISMYEQLQHHSQERGKEWRIDDFLSYEESRDCEFLIAEAYQKLGFSNGDQSSVLDRHRKIEQAMLLYESLLSAESQRPCFKHFIREIKERLKFIYLYHFTVEGYDQTYQIPLAKIRELKLSKRETAWMYKKIAEFYVEINRLPEARTVLKMAFELQPHLTGAKKICKILNMGSLFG